The Rubrobacter tropicus nucleotide sequence TCGCCCGCTCCCATCGGCGGGGGAGGGGGCAGGGGCGCGGCGTCCTGGCGGACGGAGGCGAGGTAGTCGAAGACCTTCTGCTCCGTCTCGGGGACCTCGCTGCGCAGCATCTCGCGGATCTCCGAGTTGCCCGAGATGCCGCGCTCGGTGCCGAGGATCCTGTTCGCCTCCTTGTCGTTGAGGAAGAAGTCTATGAGTTGGACGACCTCCTCCTGGTAGTCGCTGCGCGAGTAACCGCTCAGGAGCTGGGAGGGCTTGAGGTATATGCCGGGCTCGGCGCCGCTCGGTATCGTGGTCAGGTCGAGCTCCCTCTCGGTAAGCTCCGCCAGGCCCGTGTACTGGTTGGAGAAGGCGAACTCCATGGCGGCCTTGCCCCGGATCAGGAGCGTCGTGTTGAGGTCCCCCGTGTCGGTCGCCTGCAGGTCGCCGGGCGCGGCGGCACCGGAGCGGCGCAGGTCGTCCCAGAACGTCAGCCACTCCCTGTAGGTCTCCTCGTCGAAGCCGAGGCTGGTGCCGTCGTAGAGGCTCTGGCCCCTCTGGATGGTGAAGATCTCGAGCACGGGCTCCACACCACCCGCGTCCTCGACCCCGTAGAACTCTTCCCCGCCTGCCCCCGAGAGCTGCCCGGCGGTCCGGGCGAGGTCGTCCCAGGTCCAGGAGTCGTTCGGGGCTCCATGCCTGCGTCCTCGAAGCGCGCCACGTCGTAGGCGACTATCTGCGCGTTGTCCCCGAAGGAGAGCGCGTAGGTCTTGCCGTCGATCTGGCCGTTCTCTATCTGCCCCCGATCGAAGTTCTGGAGGTTGATCTCGTCCGGTATGTACTCGTCGAGCTCCATGAGTACGCCGCGACCGGCGTACTCCGTCAGGTAACGGTAGTCGGTCTGGATGACGTCCGGGGCGTTGCCGCCGGAGGCCTGGGTGGCGAGCTTGTTCCAGTACTCGTCGAAGTCGCCGATGGGCTCGGGCGTGATCTTGACCCCCGAGTTGTTCTTCTCGAAGAGCTTGAGGGCCTCCCTCGTCCTCTCGTGGCGCACCGTCGAGCCCCACCAGGTCATGCGCATCTGCGTCCCGCCGGCGCCGCTGCCGGCGCAGCCGGCCAAAAGCCCAGACGCGTAGAGGCCGGCCAGGACCGCGCCGCCCCCCTTGAGCACCTGCTTCCGGGTCAACGTGTTTTGCATAATTCCTCCAAGGTTCTCTGGTCTTTGGCTCGTCTTCTCCACAGGCTCAGCCTTTCAGGCCCGTGGTGGAGATGCCCTCCACGATCAGGCGCTGGAAGAACAGGAAGAACAGGAACGTGGGCGCGAGCGAGAGGACGCTCATCGCGAACATCGGCCCCCACTGCGAGTCTCCGGTGGAGTCGAGGAACAGCCTCAAGCCCAGCGGCACCGTGTAGAGCGCGGTGTCCGAGAGGTAGATGAGCTGGCTGAAGAAGTCGTCGTAGGTCCACAGGAAGGTAAAGATCGCCGTCGTCACCAGCGCCGGCAAAAGGAGCGGGACGATGATGCGCCAGTACACGGAGAACGGCCCGCAACCGTCCACCTTCGCCGCGTCGTCCAGCTCCCTCGGGATCCCCCTTATGAACTGGACCATGAGGAAGATGAAAAAGGCGTCCGTGGCGAGGAACTTCGGCACGATCAGGGGCAGGAACGTGTTGACCCAGTCGAGGTTGAGGAAGAGCGTGTACTGCGGGATCAGGGTGACGTGCTGGGGCAGCATGATGGTGAGAAGCATCATCGCGAACCAGAAGCCCTTGAAGCGGAAGTCGAGCCTGGCGAAGGCGTAGGCCGCCATCGAGCAGGCGAAGACGTTGCCCACAACGGCCCCGGCGCACACGACGAAGGAGTTAAGGAAGAAGCCGCTGAAGGGCGTCCCGGCACCGAACCAACCGTCCACGTAGTTAGAGAGCACGATCTCCCTCGGGATCAGGGACAGGTCGCTGAAGATCTGGTCGGCCGGCTTGAGGGAGCTCGCGAACATCCAAAGCAGGGGGTAGAGCATGATCACGGCCCCCCCGATGAGCAGGGCGTGCAAGGTCAGGGCCCGCCAGCCGGCCCCCGCCCCCCGCTTGCCCGCCGGCGCTTCCGTCGGTGCCGCGCTTTGCGTCGCCATCTCCTCCTACCTTCCGTCGTCTTCGTAGTGGACCCAGTAGCGGCTCATGAGGAAGTTGGCCGCCGTAAAGGTGCCTATGATCAGGAGCAGGACCCACGCCATCGCCGCCGCGTAGCCCATCCGGAAGTTGGCGAAGCCCTCCTGGTAGAGGTAGAGCGTGTAAAACAGCGTCGAGTCCGAGGGACCGCCGGAGCCGCCGGAGACTATGAAGGCCGGCGTGAAGGCCTGGAAGGCCCGGATGAGCTGCAGGACGAGGTTGAAGAAGATGATCGGGGTTAGGAGCGGGATCGTTATCCTCAAGAACCGGGACACCTTGCCCGCCCCGTCCACGGCCGCGGCGTCGTAGAGTTCCTGCGGGATCTGCCTGAGGCCCGCCAGGAAGATGACCATTGGCGAGCCGAACTGCCACACCCTCAGGAGCACCAGCGTGTAGAGGGCTGTCCCCGGCGTGGAGATCCAGCTCGGGGCGGTCTCCCAACCCAGGAGCGCCAGGAACTGGTTGAAGAGCCCGTCGCCGCCGAAGACCTGCCGCCACATGATGGCGATGGCCACGCTCCCGCCCAGGAGCGAGGGCAGGTAGTAGATGGCCCGGTAGGTCCCGAGCGCCCTGATGCCCCTGTTGAGCAGCACCGCCACCAGGAGGGCGAACGCGAGCTCCAGCGGCACCGAGAGCGCCACGTAGATGAAGGTGACCTTGAGCGACTGCATGTAGCGCGGGTCTTCGGTGAACATCCTGACGTAGTTCTCCAGGCCCACCCACGTGGGTGCCGTCAGGAGGTCGAAGTCGGTGAACGAGAAGTACAGCGAGGCGAGCATCGGCCCGAGCGTGAGCGCGAAGAGCCCGAGAAACCACGGAGCGAGGAACAGGTAGCCCCACAGGTTCTCGCCCTGCTGGCGCCGGCTCCGGCCGCCGGAGGGCGGTCGGGCGGGCACGACCTCGCCCGCGGCGTCGTCTCGCGCTCCCACTTCCGTGCCCCTCTCGCGGGCGGTCCCGCCGACGGCGAGGGCGCGCGGGTCGTGCCCGTCCGCGTTGCCTGAGAGCGTCATGACAGAATCCTCCCCGCCTCCTCGAAGAACCGGTCGACGCCTTCGTCTATGCTCGTGCGGCCGAAGGCTATGTCCTGGGAGGTGCGCTCGAGGAGGCTGCCGGTGTCGGCCAGCACCTCCCCGACGTTCACGGGCCTCTGGATGGTCATGGGTACCTGCTCCTCGGCGACGCGCTCGACGTAGGCGACGATCTCACGCTCCATCTCCTCCATGTCGGGCAGGAGGAACTCCCGGATCTCGGGCGAGGGCGGTACCCCCCGCTCGGTGCCCAACGGCCTCGCCACGTCTGGCACGTTGACCAGCGCGTTCATGACCTTCGTCGCCTCCTCCGGGTACTCGGTGCGCGAGTAGGCGCACATGGTCAGGGCCGGGCGCAGGTACATCCCGTACCGCGAACCCGAAGGACCGTTTGGTATGACGTTGTGCCCGAGACCCTTGTCCACGAGCCCCGAGAACGCGATGAGCCTGTTCGAGAAGTCGAACTCGGCCGCGGCCTTGCCCGTGACGAGCGGCGTGTCCGTGACGTCGCCGGTGGAGAGCGCCTGCACCTCGGCCGGCACGGCGGCCCCGCTCTCTCTCAGACGGTCCCAGAACTCCCACCAGTCGGCGAGGTCGGACTTCTCGAAGCCGAGCCGGCCGTCCTCGGTGAAGAGCTCCCTACCCCGCTGGCGCACCCACACCTCCAGCACGTAGCCGTCCCCGCCGGTGTCCTCCGTGCCGAAGTACTCTCCCCCCGAGGACCGCCCGACGTCGGTGGTGATCCTCTCGAAGTCCTCCCACGTCCAGCCCTCGTCCGCCTCCCTGACGCCGGCCTTCTGGAACGCCGCCGCATCGTAGATGAACATGAACGAGTTGAGCCCGAGCGGCACGCCGAGCAGCTTCCCGCCTACCCGGTCGAGATCTAACGTCTCCTCCGGCCAGCCTTCGACGGAGAGCAGGTCCGGCACGAAACGGTCGAGCTCGAGCAGGATGCCGCCCCGCTGGGAGAGCTCGGCGAACTGGTTCGGCTCGGACTGGAAGACGTCCGGCGCGTTGCCGCCCGTGGCCTGCGTGACCAGCTTCTCGAAGTACCCGTCCCCGCCCGAGAGCTCCGTGGCGATCTCTACCCCCGGGTTCTTCTTCTCGAAGACGCGCAAAGCCTCCTGCGTCCTCCTGTGCCGCCCCTGCTCTCCCCACCACGTCATCCGCAACCGGGTCCCCCCGGCGGAATCCCCTCCCCCGCAACCGACCAGGCCCATCGCCAGAGCCCCGGCCACCGCGCCCCCGCCAACCCTCAGAAAATCGGCCCGCGTATGCCCCCGCCGAAGACCACCGGTCCCTCCAATGCCAGACACCTGCTTTCCTCCCCACAGATAGAAAGCGTTTTCTAAACAGGGAACATAACAAACGGTTCCTGGGGTGTCAACCCGATCCGGGAGGGCGGTCGATGACTTGTTTTCGCGAGGAAAGGGGTAGGATAAGCTTATCGTTCGGGTGTGGCGTATGGTTCAGGAGGTAGGGCGGGTTGGCCAATCTCGCGAAAGTCGCCAGGCGGGCCGGGGTCTCTCTGGCCACGGCTTCGCGGGTGATCTCCAACAGCCCGTACGGGGTGACGGCGGAGTTGCGGGAGCGGGTGTTGGAGGCGGCGCGGGAGCTGGATTACGTGCCCAACGCGCACGCCAGGGCGCTTGTCAGTTCCAGGACGCAGACCATCGGCGTCGTGGCCCAGGACGTCAGCGACCCTTACTTCTCCGAGGTCGTGCGGGGGGTGCAGCACGTGGCGGACGAGGCGGACCGGCTCGTGACCGTGTGCAACACCCACCGGGACCCAGAACGGGAGCTCGCGTACTTCAGGCTATTGAGGTCGCAGATGGTAGAGGCGATCCTGCTCGCCAGCAGCGGGCTCGAGGACGAGGGGCACGTCAAGACGATGGCCGCGCAGATAGCGGCGTTCCAGTCCTCCGGGGGGAGGGTTGCCCTGATCGGGCGCCACAGCCTCGTCGCGGATAACGTGGTGCCCGAGAACTTCAAGGGCGCGAGGGCTCTGGGCCTCGAGCTGTCGCGTCTCGGGCACCGGCGCTTCGGGGTCATATCCAGCCCGACGCGCCTCGCGAGCACGACGGACAAGCTGGAAGGCTTCAAGGACGCGCTCTCCGAAGCCGGCATCGAGCTGCCGCCTGAGTGCGTGGTCGAGGGGGACTTCACGCGCGACGGCGGCTACGAGAGCATGCGTAAGCTCCTTGGCAGGGTCCCCGACCTCACCGCCGTCTTCGCGGCCAACGACCTGATGGCCGTCGGGGCGCTTGCCCTGCTGCGGGAGAAGGGCGTGGCCGTGCCCGAAGAGGTCTCGGTCGCCGGCTTCAACGACTTCCCCATAGCCCGCGACATGGTCCCGTCGTTGACTACGGTTCGCCTGCCGCTCGTCGAGATGGGAGCAAGGGCCGCCAGGCTAGCCCTCAGACCGCGCGAGGACGGGGCCGACGGCGGGCCGCGCGTCGAGAGCCTGCCCACGCGCCTGATCCTACGCGACAGCACCGGCCCAGCGCCGAAAGGTTGAGCCGGTCAGCATTTCAGCTAGTCAGCACTTCAGCTTTTTGCTGACGGGCTTAGAGCGAGGCCTGCTACGAGCAGGCCGAAGCGTGCTGACAAGCTCGCGAAGCGAGCGGGCTGACTAGCTGCCCGAAGGGCTGGCGAAGGGGGCGAGGTGTCTGCGGAAGTGCGACTCCAGGTTGGCGGCGTAGGCTTCCTCGTCTTCGCGCAGGAGCTCGAAGAGGCGTCCGCCCAGCGCGGCGGCGTCGAGCACCGAGCCGAAGGTTACGTGCAGGATCTCGCGCTCGTCGAACCTGTCCAGGAGCAATGGTAGCTCCGCATCCTCGACGGTTTCGGGACGGGCGGCCTTCTCCACGTTCGCGGAGACGTGGTAGCTCGCGCGGTCCTCCGGGTAGCGGGCCAGGGCGAGCGCGTAGACCTCGCGGAAAAATGCTGGGTCGAGGACCGCGGCGGTCCTGAGCGCCTCCAGGTAGCTCGTCCCCGCGGTCTTGAGGTGCGCCAGCCCGCGGGTCTGGCGCACGAAGGCGGGGTAGACGGAGAACTTGTCGGAGCCCGAGTGGAGGCTGAGCTTGTACGGGCCGTTCGGGGAGGCCTCCCTGGCGATGGCCGCGTGTACCGCAAGGTCCTTCTCGAACTCGGCCACGTCGCCCAAGTAGTCGACGCCCTTCTCGAAAGAGCCGACGAGGCGCGGCGCGAGGCTGACGAAGCGCACCCCGAGTCGGGAGAGCTCGCGGACTATGTAAAGGTGCTGGACGTGCGTGGTTGGCGACTCGGTCTCGTCTACCGAGACCTCCACCTCGAACTCACGCTTCCCCATTACCGACTCAAGCCGCCGGTACAGGTAGGCCGCGTGTACGACGGCCCGGCCGTACTTGACGGCGGCCCGGGCTACCGACTCCCCGTCAACGGGGACTTCGTGGCCGTCAAGGGAGAGGCTTGCGTCCGGGTAGCGTCCCAGGAGGTTTCCCGGGGTATCCTCCAGATCGTCCCAGGGCAGACCGTCGAAGAGGGCGCGCAGCGCGGTCGGGTCGGCGGTCCCGGCGCGGTCGTCGACGCGGTCGCCAGGGTCGAAGGTGAAGAAGGTGTAACCGGCCGCGGCGCAGGCGTCCACGTGTTCGGCCGTCTTGAGGTGGTCCGCGTCGGCGCCGAAGCCGTCGCGCCAGTCCTCAGCGAAGACGCCCCACGCCGCGTCGTCCATCACCTGCCGCGGCGTGCGGCCCGCGCGCTCCATCTCCCGGATGGACTGCTGGGCGAAGATGGGGCCTATGCCTGCACCGGAAGAACGCATAGCCCGCACGTGGCCCGGCGTCGCCAACCCCAGCCTGTCGCCCATGCCGGCTGAGGTGCCCAACCCTAGCGGACGCGGGACGAGCCACGGCAGGACCCCGCGCAGGGCATCCAGGTTCTTCGGCCCCGCGGGGCCGAGGAGCAGGACTTCGTCGCCGCGGCGGGCGCGGTCGCCCTCCAACCTCGCCAGCAGCGGCGAATCCGGGGGAGCCAGCGCGGCCAGCCGGGGCTCAGAACCGTCCCGGGACAGCCCGACCTCCGCCTCTCCGACAACGCTCACGGACCGGACGTCCAGGTCGCGCAGCGCCCGTAGACCGCCGGGTTTGAGGCTCATGATCCAGGTCCTTTCATATACGCTTCGTTACACGCCGAGGGGCGAGAACGTGGGGTGGCCTTTCTTCTATCAGGTTGTTGACCCCTGATGCTTTCCCCTGTTCCAGGGTCGACGACTCGACCACCAACAACGTACAGGACGGAGAGGATCTGTCAACCTGACGGCGCCGGGCGTCGCACGGAAGCCCTCTTTCGGAGCGACGGACGACGCTCTGCTCTAAACTCTGTTTGTGCGTCACGGAAGAGACAACTTCGTCGGCTCGAAAGAGTGCCGGTGAGCGGGGAACTCGACGGGCGTCCGGCGCCGGTTGCGCTTGTGGTCCGCGCGGTCGAAAGGCCGGGGGTGCTCCACGCGCTTACGAGCGTCATTCTGGAGCATGGGGCGAACATCGCCTACGTCGATATAGCCGAGCGGCGCGAGGACGGGTCCACGGTCTACTTCGAGCTCGAAGGCGTTACGGAGGCGGCGGCTGAGGTCTTGATCCGGGACCTGGAGGCGCTGCCAATCGTCGGGGAGGTCGAGCGGGCGCCGTCGTTCGCGAAGATATACGGGAAGAGGATCATAGTCGTCGGCGGCGGCGCCCAGGTGGGTCAGGTGGTCATCGGCGCCGTCGCCGAGGCCGACCGCCACAACATCCGCGGGGAGAAGATCTCGATCGACACCATCCCGCTGGTGGGCGAGGAGGACCTGGCCGCCGCGACGAGGGCCGTGGCCCGGTTGCCCCGCGCGGTGGCCCTGGTGCTCGCGGGCGCCTTGATGGGCGGGGACGTCGCCAAGGCCGTGTACGAGATCCGGGAGAAAGGCATCATCGTCCTCTCCCTGAACATGCCGGGCAGCGTCCCCGACGCCGCCGACCTCGTAGTCAGCGACCCCGTCCAGTGCGGCGTCATGGCCGTGATGGCCGTCTCCTCCTCCGCCCGCTTCGACATCGCCCGCCAGCGGGGAAGACGCTATTAGAGCGGTCAGCTATCGGCGCGCTGCGGCTTCGCCTCCGCTTTCGGCGGTCAGCTACTTTGTTCTTGCTGAAAGCTGACCGCTGATGGCTGATAGCCTTGCGAAGAGGCTTATGGGCCTCTTCACAAACCGCTTCAGGAGCCTTGCGCCGCGTCCTCCGAGGTTATGCGGATGCCGTTGCGCGAGTGGTCGCGCAGGAAGACGGCGTTCGGCTGTTCCTCGAAGTCCGTCCCGGCCTCCCGCAGGCGCGAGACCACCTTTTCGAGGTCCGCGGGTTCGGGAAGGTGGATCTCGAAAAGGCGCAAACCCGCGCTTCCGTCCGGCGGTGGTGGGGCGCCCGCGCCGGCCCAGGTGTTGAGGCCTACGTGGTGGTGGTAGCCGCCGGCCGAGACGAAGAGGGCCTGCCCCCCGTAGCGGGCCACCACGTCGAAGCCCAGGACGCCGTGGTAGAAGCGCTCGGCCTCGGCCAGATCCCGAACGTGCAGATGCACGTGGCCTATGCTCGCCCCGGCCGGTAGCCCTTCCCACGGTTCCCCGGCGCCGGGCTCCTTGAGCAGGCCGCCGAGGTCCAGGCGCCTGGTATCCATCTCCACCAGGTTTTCCCGCCAGCGCCAGGTGTCGCGCGGACGGTCGCGGTAGATCTCGATCCCGTTCCCGTCTGGATCGTCCAGGTAAAGCGCCTCGCTCACCAAATGGTCGGAAGCCCCCCACAGCGGGTAATCCTTGTCCACAAGCCGCCTGAGGGACCTCGCCAGGGAGACCCTGTCCGGCTGGAGGATCGCGTAGTGGTAGAGCCCCGTCGTGTCCCGCGGTCGCGGCGGCGCCCCCGGCGACTCCGTCAGGACCAGCATGTCCTCCCCGCCTACGCCGAGATAGGCCTCGTTACCCTGCCGCCGATGTACCCGAAACCCGAGCACCTCGACGTAGAACTCCAGCGAGCGCTCCAGGTCGGCTACCGTTAGACGCACGGCGCCGAGGTGCAGCGTCGCGGGAAGCCCCTCCGACGCGTCACCGGCCCGATCCCGCCTCACGGAACCCATTACGCCACCACCCCCCGCAACTGCCCGTCGCGCCGGCCGGAGGCCCCGGTTGTCGCGATGTTCATAAAACCTTCTCCTTATCCTGTCCTGCACGACCGTCGCCGCACGAGAAGCGCGGGGATTCGCCCGCGCTTCTCGTCGAGTTCTATTACCTGAGTATAGCGAGCGCGCTCTCGAGACTCGGGGTGCCGAGTATGCCATCGAGGCTGAAGGCGCCGGCGCCGGTGAACAGCAGGGCGAGCGCCATGGCGGCGAGCGCCAGGTTGTACTCGTAGCCGCCGTTCATGCTGAAAAAGCCGTTCCTCAGATGCACCGTGAGCGTGGCGACGACCATCGTCGCGACGAGGGCCAGGGCAGCCAGCGGCGTCAGGAACCCGACGGCTATAAGGATCCCACCCACGAACTCCGCAAGCCCGGCCACTACCGCCATCAGATAAGGCGGCCTTATGCCAAGCTGGCCGTGGAACCCCGCCGTGCCCTTCAACCCCGGGCCCCCGAATGCGCCGAACAACTTCTGGGCGCCGTGCGCGACGAAGATCACACCCAACACCAGACGCAACACCAACAAACCGACGCTTACCATTTCCACCCTCCTCTTGGGCTTTAGTTACTTTACATAACCGAATATATATTCGTATATAGGTTACGTCAAGTGCGACGTCATGATAAAATTCCGTGCGATGGCGGAGATGCACCAAGAGCGGGTAGAGAGTTCCGAGAGGTTCTGTCCGAGGTATCAGCGGGCGGTCGAGATCGTTGGCCGCCGGTGGAGTGGGGCCGTGTTGCGGGCGATGCTGGCCGGGGCTTCGCGTTTCGGTGAGATACAGGATGCGATACCCGATCTCTCCAACAGGATGCTCTCCGAGCGGTTGCGGGAGCTCGAGGCCGAGGGGATAGTCGAGAGGGTCGTCGTGCCCGAGCGGCCCGTTCGGGTCGAGTACCGTTTGACGGAGAAGGGGCTGGCGCTCCACGCGGTGGTCGACGGCCTCTCCCGGTGGGCGGAAGAGTGGATCGAGCCGGAAGGTCTCGATCCGGACGGAGAACGTTCCGCCGAAACCGCGTGATCCGCGCGCAAGGGTTGTGGGACGAGTTTATCCGACGTCCATAAACGCACGCCAGCAGCAGATAAGATCCGAAAGGAACGTTTCATGGAGCTAGGCTTGTATACCTTCGCGGACGTTGGGCCGGGCGTGGATCCCGCCGGGCGTTTGCGCAACCTCGTCGAGGAGATCGAGCTGGCGGATCAGGTCGGGCTCGACGTCTTCGGCGTCGGGGAGCATCACCGCCCGGACTACGCGGTCTCGTCGCCGGCCGTGGCGCTCGCAGCGGCGGCCGAGCGCACGAAGAACATCCGTCTGAGCAGCGCCGTTACGGTTTTGAGCTCGGACGATCCCGTCCGCGTCTTTCAGGACTTCGCCACGCTCGACCTGCTTTCCGGCGGGAGGGCCGAGATCATGGCCGGCCGCGGCTCGTTTATAGAATCGTTCCCCCTGTTCGGCTACGATCTCGGCGACTACGACGAGCTGTTCGCCGAGAAGCTCGAACTGCTGCTGAAGTTGCGCGAGTCCGAGAGGGTGACGTGGTCTGGAAGGCACCGCGCGCCCTTGGAGGACGTCGGCGTGTATCCGCGTCCGGTCCAGGACCCTTTGCCGGTCTGGATCGCGGTCGGCGGGACCCCGCAGTCCGTGGTCCGGGCCGCCTTCCTCGGCCTGCCGCTCGCGATCGCGATCATCGGCGGCCAGCCCGAAAATTTCGCGCCGCTCGCGGACCTCTATCGCAAGGCCGCGAGCGAGGCCGGCCACGACCCCGGGCGGTTGCCCATAAGCATAAACTCCCACGCCTACGTGGCCGAAACCTCTCAGCGGGCAGGCGACGAGTACTTCCCGACCTACGCCGCGATGATGAACCGCATCGGCCGGGAGCGGGGCTGGGGCCCGATGCGCCGCGGCCAGTTCGAGGCGGGACGTTCGCCGCGCGGAGCGCTCCTCGTGGGTAGCCCCGAGGAGGTCGTCGAGAAGATCCTCTACGAGCACGAGCTCTTCGGCCACGAGCGCTTCATGGCCCAGATCAGCGTCGGCGCCCTGCCCCACGACAAGGCTATGCGCGCCATAGAACTCTTCGGCGCCGAGGTCGCCCCCGCCGTCCGTAGAGAGCTCGAACGTCGGAGATCCACGAGCGTGCAAGAACCTTCAACCGTCTGAACAAGAGGCGAAGCGCGCTCTGCAGGACTCGAACCTGCGACCGCTAGACGCAAGTGAATATTGCCTAAAGCGGTTTGCAAGGAGGTTGGGCCTCTTCGCAGGGCCATCAGCCTTCAGCAAGAACAAGAAAGCTGACCGCTGAGAGCGGAGGCGAAGCCGCAGCCGGGCTGATGGCTGACCGCGCGGATCGCGGTGGCTCGATGCCACCGCGATCCGCTTTAGCGACCGGCCTCTTCGTGGACCCGGTACTCCCGGAATGCTTGCCCCGGCTCCAGAGATCCGCGTCCGTGGTTCGCAAACCGGCAAGCGTTGCCCAGTTGCTTGATCAATTTGAACGTCGTGGACGAAGGATTCGGCGCTTAGAGTCGGGTTGTGGGCCGGCGAGACTCGAAAGGAGAGCGAACATGAGCGCAGGGACGACACCGGGTTCTTCGGGGGGCGACTACAACCTCTCTGCCCCGGTCAACGGCTTCATCGAAGTGGTCCGGCGGGTGGTGACGGCGCCGGCGCTGTTCTTCTCGGCGATCCCCAGGCGCGGCAACTACCTGGCCCCGCTGCTCTTCGCCCTGATCTGCATCGAGATCTCCACGATCCTCGGCGGCCTCGTCAGGCTCGCCTGGCGGAGCGAGGCCGCCGGCGGCGTGAGGTTCGAGGGGGCGGGCTACGGCTTCGGGAGCTTTGTCGCCGACGTCATCCTGTCGCCCATCGGGGGCACCATAGGCCTATTCGTTCTGGCCGGCATCGCGCACCTTCTGGTGGTGCTCTTCGTTGGGGGCGGCAACTCGGGGTTCGAGGCGACCTTCCGCGTCGCCTCCTACGTCTCGGTCACGAGTCTGGTCAACTGGATCCCCTTCGTGGGCGGGCTCCTCGCCCTCTACGGGCTTTACCTGGCCGTCGTCGGCATCCGCGAGATGCACGCCACGACCACCGGCAAGGCCGCGCTCGTGGTGCTGTTGCCGGTCGCGGTGATCGCGCTCATACTCCTGCTCGTGATCCTGGTCGCGGGCGCCTTTATCCTGGGCCGGCTTACGTAGGCGGCCCCCCGGCACGAATGCGGGCACGAAAGGAGCATCCCATGCGGGACACACCGATCAGCGTCGAATACCCCAAGCGGGAGACCTGCACCTCCGGATCTCCCTGGGGCCTGCCGCCTGAAGGCGGAACCCGGTGAGGGGACGGTTGGATCTCCGGCGTCTGCCACGACCCGACCGGCAATCGCCCCCCCAGAATAGTCGAGGAAGGTGGAACGGTCAGGATCACCGAGTCCGAGCCTTCCTTCGAGCGCCTGCCGGCGGTCTTTGGGGGCGTCCCCCTCTACGAGATCAGGATCGGCGGGGGACGCCCCTTCGCCCTGACCATAGAGACG carries:
- a CDS encoding LLM class flavin-dependent oxidoreductase yields the protein MELGLYTFADVGPGVDPAGRLRNLVEEIELADQVGLDVFGVGEHHRPDYAVSSPAVALAAAAERTKNIRLSSAVTVLSSDDPVRVFQDFATLDLLSGGRAEIMAGRGSFIESFPLFGYDLGDYDELFAEKLELLLKLRESERVTWSGRHRAPLEDVGVYPRPVQDPLPVWIAVGGTPQSVVRAAFLGLPLAIAIIGGQPENFAPLADLYRKAASEAGHDPGRLPISINSHAYVAETSQRAGDEYFPTYAAMMNRIGRERGWGPMRRGQFEAGRSPRGALLVGSPEEVVEKILYEHELFGHERFMAQISVGALPHDKAMRAIELFGAEVAPAVRRELERRRSTSVQEPSTV
- a CDS encoding YIP1 family protein — protein: MSAGTTPGSSGGDYNLSAPVNGFIEVVRRVVTAPALFFSAIPRRGNYLAPLLFALICIEISTILGGLVRLAWRSEAAGGVRFEGAGYGFGSFVADVILSPIGGTIGLFVLAGIAHLLVVLFVGGGNSGFEATFRVASYVSVTSLVNWIPFVGGLLALYGLYLAVVGIREMHATTTGKAALVVLLPVAVIALILLLVILVAGAFILGRLT